CGGAGGCAGTAGTGGAAGAGCTGACTTTGTCTAACCTGGTGGAAAAGGCGTTAACTCAATATTTACCAAAAGTTACAATAATTAAAAAAATCGAATTATAAGTTGATATAAATCTATAAAAATTTACAAAAAGGTTGGTGAATAAATATGACAACTATAGTAAATAGTCCGACTCCGGCAGCTGACAATAGCGGTAGCGGATTTTTGATCGGTGTTTTGGTTTTGGTAGGACTGGGCTTGTTATTTGTTTACTTTGGTCTTCCGGCGATTAGGCGGATGGGGCCAATTGAGGTAAATGTACCGGCTGCGCAAATTAATGTCCCGGATAAAATTGATGTTAATGTCCAACCGGCAGAATAAGAATATAAATTTTGTGATTTTACTAATTTCTTACACATAATTTATATTTCTTTGAGCGAATAAATTTAGAATTTAAATAGTTATTAATTTTTTAAAAAATATGGGTATTTTACTTTGGATAATCTTTGGAGGGTTGGCAGGCTATATTGCCTCCGTTATTATGAAGACTAATTATAGTCAGGGCACTTTGTCGGACATAATTTTGGGGATAGTCGGAGCGGTGGTGGGAGGATATTTGACAGGGACGGTGGGGCAACCGGGCGTAACAGGCTTTAATGTTAACAGCCTAATTGTGGCCGTAGTCGGGGCCATAGTAGTTATATATATTGGCCGGTTAATCCGAAATAGATAGCCCTTAGAACAATTTAATAATTTAATAAAATAACCATTTAAAAATAAATATGACAGATGTACAAAAGAAAAGAGAGGTAAAAAATACAAACGGAGTTAACCCTATTGTGGCCGGAATTGCCGGAGCGGTGGTGGGAGGAGTAGCGGTGGCAACTTCAATGGTTATGAGCAATAAAAAAAACCGCGACAAAATAAAAGCCGGACTGGCATCGGCAAAAGACAAGACAGTGGAATATTTGGATGAGGTGAAAAAACAGGCATCGGATAGAAAATCGGAGGTAAAAGAAAAAGTAATTCAGGAGGTTAAAAAATTATGACAAAAATAATCAAAGAAACCATTACGACAGGAAGAAATAGTAGTAATAGTATACCCGGACCAACTATTGCCACTCCGGTGATAGCGGATGGAGACAGTAGTGAACCGATTTTGACCACCCAGGTAAAAACAGGGGCATCTAACCGGGAGATGATCGAGTACATGATCTACTTCTTCCTGGGAGTTATTGAAGTTCTGTTGGGATTTCGGCTTATTTTTAAGTTGGCCGGAGCCAGTCTGGCTAGCAGTTTTGTCAGGGTGATTTACTTTATCACCGGGTTGTTTGTCTTGCCCTTTGAAGGGATATTTCGCCGGGCGTATGCTGAGGGGGCAGAAGTGACATCTGTTTTGGAGCCGTCAGTTTTGGTGGCGATGGTCGTTTATGTAATTTTGGCTTGGGGATTTGTGAAATTAGTGAGAATTTCCTCGGGCGAAAAACTGGAATCTTAAAGTTAATAATTGAGGAGAAAAAAATATGGGATTATTGGACATAATCGTAGTGCTTCTAATTCTTTCGTGGTTGGGAGGATTTTCTCTCCACTTGGGAGGAGGGTTAATCCACCTACTTTTGGTTGTTGCAGTTATCATTTTTGTAGTCCGATTATTGGGCTAAAGGTAAAAATATATGAACCTATCTTTTACAAACTTAAGTCCTTTGACTTCGTTGGTATTTGGGATATTAATATTGGTGTTCCCAAGAATTATTAACTATCTAATCGCGGCCTATCTGATAATCGTGGGGCTTATCGGCTTGGGTATTTTGGGATAAAAAAGTGGCAAGACAAAATATAGAGACGACTGTCGGACCTCAGAAACTGCCTTCACAGCAGGAGATTGATGTTTTGGAAAAACAGGAAGAGGCCGAAGTGGTATCAGGCTTGGTAAAAAAATCAAACCGGATATTGGCCTCGATTTCTACCCATAGGCTCCCAATTGATTTGTTTCCCGACACCCTCAATATTGAGGAGGGAAGAATTACCATAATTATTCGTAATTATTTTTTTTCGTCCCAAGTGCATAGCGTGGATATTAAGGATATTTCCAATATACTTATTAATATGACCCCGTTTTTTGCTCAGTTGGTGGTGGTTTCAAAAACTTTTACCAAAAATGATATAAGGATAAGTGGTTTGAGAAGGGACGAGGCAATTTTTGCCAGAAGAATTATTGAGGGATTGAGAACCTTTGAGGAGAAACAAATAGATACTTCTGCTTATACCAAGGAAGAACTAGTGGCAAAACTGGAAGAACTGAGTACGACTGAGATAGTGACGTAGGAACTTTTGTGGTATTCTTTTTGAGATGAAAAAGTGTGATTGCGAGCTATGTAAATTTGAAAATCCGAAGCCAACTGTGACGGCCGTTATAATCAGGGATGGTAAAATTTTGGTATTAAAAAGAAATGAAAATCCTTTTGCGGGAGAGTGGGATTTTGCCGGTGGTTATTTACAAAAAAACGAGACACCCGAAGAGGCCTTGAAGAGAGAGCTAAAAGAAGAGTTGGGAGTTGAAAGTGATCTTAAATTTTTGGGGTATTTTGCCGGAACAGCCAGCTATCATGATTATGAGTTCCCGGTGATAAACATTGCTTATTACGCCAACCTTTTGGGGGATATCAAACTAAATACTGAAGAAAATTCAGAAGTTGTGTGGATGCCTATATCAGAACTCGAGACGGTGGCTTTTGACTCAAACCAAAAAATACTTAAATATATAAAGAAGCAGAAACGGGAGGATTAGAGCTTGAGAGACGTTGCTGGAAACGGGTGAGAGTGACATGATATACTGAGGGAGTATGGTTAAAGATGCTTTGCGTGTGAGTTGGGAGCCCGTTGGTCTTAAAGACCCTATCAGGCCACCCGGAAGAGAGGAGTTAGTTTTGGGTTCGCAGTCGGGTAGGGGTTATTTTGACAAAGCAGTATTTAGAGTTAAGTTTGGCGAAAGGACAACGAGAGTAGGCAGGAGTGTCCCCGGTGGAGGGACAACGATTGAGACGGTGAGGGTGGACGAAGAATACGGAAGATTAATTTCTCAAGCGAGAGAGGCAGAAACACGTGGGGATGGCGAGGGATACTTCCAAGCGGTAAGCCAATTGGCCCATTTTATGGGGCAAGAGATAGGTGAAGACCCAGGAAACCAGCGTGGAGGGGATATGGGAAACACCAGGGTAGCGGCAGGAAGGGCGTTGAGTAATATGGGCATAAACGACGAAACATCTGTAATTTCGACGGGTGAAGATTGGGTGACAGAAAGCGACACATTGAACAATCAGAGGATACCTCATCAATCCGGTACTGACGGGGCGAATTTGTCCGAAGGTGTTGGAACCGATGCCGTGGGTATGTTTAATACCAGAGGATGTGGCTATATTACAGCGAAATTGGTAGATGGACACCATGAAATGAGAGGGCGTACGGTAATTAGACCACATAGCCCGAAGGTGGTGGAAATCCATGTAACAGGGTTCAGGGGGCCTGGCCGCTGAGCGGAAAAACTTCTTTCGTAAAATACCCGATTGAGTTTGTGGAAAAAATTTCGGAACTTTAGAGAGAGATTTTGTAGATTTTTGATTTGATAAAATGAAGATATGGGAACTAATAGAATTTCCGGTGATTTAGTTTTTCTTGAACCACTAAAGTCTGAGGAAAAAATACAAATTATTGATTGGAATAAAGATCCTGAAGTTTCTAAATATACGGAGCCTTGGGATTTTAGTGAGATAGATTCTAAAAGTATTAGTTTTGGAATACACGACAAAATCTCTTCGAAGCTAATTGGAGATGTAGGAATAAGCTCGATTGATCTAAAAAATAAACACGCAGAAATTGGCCTGACTATTGGTAATAAAAATTGTTGGGGGAAAGGATTCGGGACTGATACTGTTAAAACAATTTTAAAATATTGTTTCGAGGATTTAAAATTAATCAAAATATTTTTGGATGTTTGGGTAGAAAACGAGAGAGCGATTGGATGTTATATAAAATGCGGGTTTAAAAAAGATGGCATTTTGAGAGAACATGTTTTTAAAGATGGAACGTATCACGACAAATTGATAATGAGTATTTTGGATAGAGAATATAAAAAGCATGTTAGTCCGACTAGAAATTTTCTGTCACTTAAGGGGTCGGTAAAATCTTTGAGAAAATCTTCTGATAAAAAGATGGATAAAAATATTTTGTCCTATGTAAAAGACGCCAGGTAAATATCTTAGTTTGGGCAAAAAATACGGAGATAAATTTGTAAAGATTGCCACGTCGTCCTGATTAACATCGAGGACTCCTCGCAATGACGGGTTAGAGAGAGATTTGGGAGGGTGTTGCACCGAATGACCGATCGTGTTACACTGTATCAGTGTACTAGCTTGTTAGTACTGATATATGAAAAATAAAGATATAAAAGAACTAATAAAAACCCTGCTTAGCACAAAAACTGAAAGCGAAATGTTTGATCTGCTAAAAGGGCTTTTGACCTCCGGTGAGCTTGGTGAAATATCAAGCAGGTTAAGCATAGTAAGACTATTAAAAGAAGGGGTGCCTCAACGCAAAATAGCCGATAAATTAAGAGTGGGGATAGCAACTGTTACCCGGGGCTCGAGAGAGCTAAAAAACGGCAGATTTAAGAATATATAATTATATTGAACAGATGAAGAATACGAAAAAGATCGGCATTATCGGCGGGGTCGGCCCACAAGCGACTCAATTTATCTTTGAAAAAATAATTAATTTTTCTCAGATTAAATACGGGGCTAAAAACAACAATGATTATCCGCAGATTTTGATTGAAAGCGTGCCTGTGCCAGATTTTATATCTGATACAAATCAAATAGAAATTGCCAAAGTAATGCTAACCGAATCGGCCCGATCCCTGACAAGGGCGGGGGCGACAAGACTGTGTATTGGCAGTAATACGGTTCACATATTACTTGAGGAATTGAGAAAAAGTACCGAAATTCAGTTTATGTCGATGATTGAATTGGTGGCTCAAAATTGCGTAAAACAGGGCTTTAGTAAAGTTGGCCTGTTGGGAACACCGGTTTTAGTTAAATCGAGATTGTATGACAAAGAACTGGAAAAGAACGGCATTGAACTAATTTCGCCGACTGGAAATGAAGTTAAAATTGCTGACAGCATTATCCGTGAAGTGCTAGCGGGCAAAAAAGAATTTCGTAAAAAACAGGAATATATCGGAGCATTGAATAATCTTTTTAAAAGAGGGAGTGAGGCAATAATACTCGGATGTACTGAGCTTCCATTGGCGATTAACTACGAAGCACTAGGGAACAAGATGATTAGCTCAGATGAAGTTCTGGCTGAAGGAATCGTGGATTACTATTACAGATTGGAGTGATAAAAAATATAGGGATAAACAAGTAAAAGATTGCCACCCTTCGACATGCTCAGGGCAAGTCCTTCGACTGGCTCAGGATAAACTAGCTCGGAACTCCCACCACAGGCCCTCCAAAGGCGGGTAAACGGGCAGGCGCCATGACGGGTTAGAGAGAAATTTTGTAGATTTTTTGGTCGGAGCAGAGGACAAAAATTTGATTGGTTTTTTCATAAAAAACCAGGTCGAGGATTTTGAGGTCACCGTAGTTGTAACTACTTTTGTATTTACCTGTTTTGTCGTAGACATAGACGATATTGTCGTTGTCGGAAAAGACTATGGTTTCGGAATCGGTACCGATATTTAAATGGGCGGTTTTGGTGAGGGCGGAAACAGATTGGAGGGCAAAATTTTCTTTGACACCACGAGTGTAGGCGGTGAGACGACCGGAAGCTGATAAAACCCAAACCTTGCCATTGATGGCGAGATTTGTTGAATCACTATCGAGGGACTCCCCTGCTTTGAGCCATGACTGTGGCGGCCCAAAAACCGAATCGGCGGGGGTTGATTTCCAAATAGAAGAATTGGCCGGATCAAGAAGATAAAGAGCGTTAGTCCAGAAATAAAGGCTAACGGGTTTGGTCGGTTTCGGAGAGGTGGTGATTTTCGAGAAAGCGAGCACTTCCGGTGAGCCGGTTTTGGTTATTTGAAAAACACCGGTTTCGGTAAGGGAAAATAATTTGCCTTCACTTACAGCAAAAGCCAATCCTTTGTTGATATCTTTGTCCTGTGAAAAGACGGAATTGTTTCTGTCGGGGATTTCGACACTGTCTACCCGACTGGCGGCTGAGTCAATAATCAACAAAGAATCTCTGCTTAGCAACATACGGGAATACTGGGGGCTGTCGACAATAACGCCATTGTCGGCGTAAAACTCGGGTTTGTACTCTGAGGCAGAACCAGATTGGGAGAGAATTTGAGTGATGTCCTGTTTATATTTTTCAACCTCCTGAGGGTGGATTTTTAGGGCAGAAATTTTGTCCAAAATCGACTGGGCGTTTCTGGCTTCCTTGATGGCATCTTCGAGATTCATGTTTTTTACGGCAAGAGAATTGGCAATCCGGGATTCTATCTCGGTTTTTAATTGCTGATACTGGGCTTCCTGTGATTTTTGGCGGTTTTGGACAAATCCATAGTACGAACCGGCGCCGAGGGCGATTAATATAAAAACGGCGACGATATTGTTGATTTTGGTGCGGTGCTTTTTGACACTACTTTCCTGACTAGAGACAAAAATTGGCTTGGGCGAGAAAAACTTTTTAAAAAAGCCGGGGTTAATTCTTTTAGGGGTGAAACCCGATTTGACTTGAGGGAATACTTTTGGGGACGGGGGCGGGTTGTCGACGGGGGGTTTGGCGGTAACTTCGGGAAGAGAGGGGATGGTATTTTCATCGTCTGAAATGATTTGAACTATAACGGCCGAGGCACCTGACTGGTCGTCCAAAGAATAAAGCTCGGAGAGAAAATTTTCTTCGATATTTTGAATTTTGGTGTCGGAAATTATATTTTTGATTTTTTCCCAGGTTATTTTTTGCTGAAATATTTTGGTAGAAAGAAGGACTTTGTCGCCGGAGGTAATTTTGCCGGAAATTATTTTGGTATTGAAATCGTTGATGTCCAGTAACCGGCTGATTTGCTGACCCCGACTGAGAGTGCAAACTCCTGATTTGCAAACACCCGTATGTAGGGTATCCTGATGGACAATGACGAGAACTAGATCGGTGATGATATCCGACAAAGAGCTTTTGGCCACCGACTCTAAACAATACTGAAGCGAGGCATCGACTTGATCGTGGGGGGAAGAATAATAAAATTGATTGATTTCGGAAATTATGGATTTACCTGTTTTGATAATTTCCGGGTCGATTTCGGGAGTTGAGATGTTTAAGAGGCCGAAAAGGTGGCCTCTTTTTGAGGCAACTGAAAAATCATCTGATTCGTTTTCCCAAAATTGGGCCCAATTGTTGGCGTTGTGTTTTCCGATAAATGACCGACAGATGAAATGCATTATTCTAGTATAGAGTCTAAAAGTCTCAAAGTCTAAAAGCCATGCCTGCCGGCAGGCAGGTCTGAAAGTTTCAAAGTCGAAAAGTCGAAAGTCTCAAAGTTTCAAAGTCTAAAAGTTAAAAGACTGAAAATTTAAAGAAAAACGATGGCGAGGATTATGAGGAGGATGGAAAAAAGCAGATGTAAGTAGGAAAAAGCAATTAAAATGGCATTGAATTTATCATAAACATTGCTAGACATGGAAGTGACCTGCTTGACAATAACAATAGAGAAAATGAAATATAAAATAGTGCCCAGAATAGCGAATAATTTTCCGGCTAAAAGCATGAGGGTATTGATTTGTAACACTATTTTATCCTCCCTTCGAGGGTTTCCTGCTCTTCTTCCCCTCTCATTTGCTGCAAGACTTTTATGACCAAACCTGGGTTGGGAACTAGCTCGACTCTAATAACCGGAATTTCTGAGGCGGTTTGGATAAGAACGGTACCGTAGTTAAAAATGGTTTGGCTGACACCACCCTGAGTGGAGGTAACATCCTGAATCATGGATATTTTGGCTTCGGAAAATTTCTTGCTCAACATGTTGTAAAAATCAATATCGATTACCCTTTCTTCGGTGATAATAAAAACGTTGAAATACCAGGAGAGAAAACTTTCAAAGGCGATAGCGAAAGTGACTAAGTACCAAAAAAGAACAAAAACGGTCTGGTACCGGCCCGGGAAAAAACTAAGTAAGGGGATAAAAGACAGGAGAAATGGGGCTAATAACATAAAGAGGCAGATGATGATCCATTTAACGTTGGTAAACCAGTGACGGC
The sequence above is a segment of the Candidatus Shapirobacteria bacterium genome. Coding sequences within it:
- a CDS encoding NUDIX domain-containing protein, which encodes MKKCDCELCKFENPKPTVTAVIIRDGKILVLKRNENPFAGEWDFAGGYLQKNETPEEALKRELKEELGVESDLKFLGYFAGTASYHDYEFPVINIAYYANLLGDIKLNTEENSEVVWMPISELETVAFDSNQKILKYIKKQKRED
- a CDS encoding GlsB/YeaQ/YmgE family stress response membrane protein → MGILLWIIFGGLAGYIASVIMKTNYSQGTLSDIILGIVGAVVGGYLTGTVGQPGVTGFNVNSLIVAVVGAIVVIYIGRLIRNR
- a CDS encoding amino acid racemase, with product MKNTKKIGIIGGVGPQATQFIFEKIINFSQIKYGAKNNNDYPQILIESVPVPDFISDTNQIEIAKVMLTESARSLTRAGATRLCIGSNTVHILLEELRKSTEIQFMSMIELVAQNCVKQGFSKVGLLGTPVLVKSRLYDKELEKNGIELISPTGNEVKIADSIIREVLAGKKEFRKKQEYIGALNNLFKRGSEAIILGCTELPLAINYEALGNKMISSDEVLAEGIVDYYYRLE
- a CDS encoding lmo0937 family membrane protein codes for the protein MGLLDIIVVLLILSWLGGFSLHLGGGLIHLLLVVAVIIFVVRLLG
- a CDS encoding GNAT family protein, with translation MGTNRISGDLVFLEPLKSEEKIQIIDWNKDPEVSKYTEPWDFSEIDSKSISFGIHDKISSKLIGDVGISSIDLKNKHAEIGLTIGNKNCWGKGFGTDTVKTILKYCFEDLKLIKIFLDVWVENERAIGCYIKCGFKKDGILREHVFKDGTYHDKLIMSILDREYKKHVSPTRNFLSLKGSVKSLRKSSDKKMDKNILSYVKDAR
- a CDS encoding Trp family transcriptional regulator produces the protein MKNKDIKELIKTLLSTKTESEMFDLLKGLLTSGELGEISSRLSIVRLLKEGVPQRKIADKLRVGIATVTRGSRELKNGRFKNI
- a CDS encoding DUF3096 domain-containing protein gives rise to the protein MNLSFTNLSPLTSLVFGILILVFPRIINYLIAAYLIIVGLIGLGILG
- a CDS encoding DUF5657 family protein, coding for MLQINTLMLLAGKLFAILGTILYFIFSIVIVKQVTSMSSNVYDKFNAILIAFSYLHLLFSILLIILAIVFL